The following coding sequences lie in one Rhodospirillaceae bacterium genomic window:
- a CDS encoding AIPR family protein, translated as MKKEDLHLKNLQQNILPPYVDRANADSARFLLWFLEEIFRLDSQDADDACVDSQLDKGIDGIFVSEQNETIYFFQTKLRQKDSSTLGDKDLKEFSGSLEQFATTETIAKLLEGNASDALKNCIKRNNLLQRVNSNFSIVGVFCTNVLASKDAKSLLQMLDNIELYDAERIASQKIDINVNGGISKSYSFDVSDTETIRHESKDGVSARIFLAYAKDLVNLDGISDGKLFEQNVRFSLGNTKINKGLLESIKDVREHNNFPLYHNGITLLCEQIEFEGDDAITVRDYVVVNGAQSITSLHTARSSISDELRVLTKIVAIKGNSTLSEKITYNSNNQNAIKARDLRSNHPIQERLKREVELIDFKNYRYEVKRGEKNQGYDVISNEDAGLMLLAIDLGEPWTCHQRYRVMDDSHSRIFGERNVSGYKVLWLFEYFDTLHAGIEELTNKPFAKYGLTRYFLGYAVSEILKTSEKGKSVLRDPKILFANECFDDFIGIVSSLSSTVGIDLDGEIEELMENGDFDYKVSLKNANWCRDAARKLRLSYLKDVKRKKADSIDDLLNFLPDLK; from the coding sequence GTGAAAAAAGAAGACCTGCATCTGAAAAATCTTCAACAAAATATACTGCCGCCTTACGTCGATCGCGCCAATGCTGACTCAGCAAGATTTTTGCTTTGGTTTTTGGAGGAAATTTTTCGCCTTGATTCACAGGACGCTGATGACGCTTGCGTTGACTCCCAATTAGATAAGGGTATTGATGGTATATTTGTCAGTGAACAAAATGAAACTATCTACTTTTTTCAAACTAAACTACGCCAAAAAGATAGCTCTACATTAGGGGACAAAGATCTTAAGGAGTTTTCCGGCAGCCTCGAACAGTTTGCCACAACGGAAACTATTGCAAAATTGTTGGAAGGTAATGCTAGTGACGCATTAAAGAACTGCATAAAACGGAACAATCTTTTACAAAGAGTAAATTCAAATTTTTCTATTGTTGGCGTATTTTGTACAAATGTACTTGCATCGAAAGATGCTAAATCCTTACTACAAATGTTGGATAATATCGAATTATACGATGCTGAGCGGATTGCTAGTCAAAAAATAGATATTAATGTTAATGGCGGAATATCGAAAAGTTATTCTTTCGATGTTTCGGATACGGAAACGATCAGGCATGAATCTAAAGACGGAGTAAGCGCCCGTATTTTTTTGGCGTACGCGAAAGACTTGGTGAACTTGGATGGAATTTCTGATGGAAAACTTTTTGAACAGAACGTCAGATTTTCTTTGGGAAATACGAAAATAAATAAAGGATTGCTCGAGAGCATAAAAGACGTTAGGGAACACAATAATTTCCCGCTATATCACAACGGGATCACCTTGCTTTGTGAGCAAATTGAATTTGAAGGAGACGATGCAATTACGGTGCGTGACTATGTAGTTGTCAATGGCGCGCAAAGCATTACCTCGTTGCATACAGCAAGATCTTCAATATCCGATGAGTTGAGAGTTCTTACAAAAATTGTCGCTATTAAGGGAAATTCTACACTTTCGGAGAAAATCACTTATAATAGTAATAACCAAAATGCAATTAAGGCAAGAGACCTGCGTTCAAATCATCCAATTCAAGAGCGACTAAAACGAGAAGTTGAACTGATTGATTTTAAGAATTATCGGTATGAAGTGAAGCGCGGCGAAAAAAATCAAGGATATGATGTAATTTCCAACGAAGATGCCGGATTAATGCTACTCGCGATAGACTTGGGCGAACCTTGGACCTGTCATCAACGATATAGGGTGATGGACGATTCTCACTCTAGAATATTTGGAGAGCGAAATGTTTCGGGATATAAGGTGCTTTGGCTTTTTGAGTATTTTGATACCTTGCATGCTGGTATAGAGGAGTTGACAAACAAGCCGTTTGCGAAGTACGGCCTAACAAGATATTTTTTGGGCTACGCCGTTTCAGAAATTTTGAAAACCTCCGAGAAGGGAAAATCTGTCTTGCGTGATCCCAAAATCTTATTTGCAAATGAATGCTTTGATGATTTTATTGGCATTGTTTCATCATTGTCATCAACGGTCGGAATAGATCTTGATGGTGAAATTGAAGAATTGATGGAAAATGGCGATTTTGATTATAAAGTTAGTTTAAAAAATGCAAATTGGTGTCGAGATGCGGCTAGAAAGTTGAGACTTTCCTACCTTAAGGATGTTAAGAGGAAAAAGGCAGATTCAATTGACGATTTACTTAATTTTCTGCCTGATCTAAAGTGA
- a CDS encoding RES family NAD+ phosphorylase: MAAGDGVRPEHRIRDRRLLDALEAVGQAPYAGTVWRSVREGRDPLACWRSGGRWDDGALDVLYTSETREAAIAERRFHLYRGQPIPPSRVRYELYELRVSLEAVMRFPDIAALSAAGLDTGRYGRLSYRELQREYPRSQEIAEACAFLGADGILVPSAREPSSYNLIVFCEQETRIEKEVVGNHGVIDFD, translated from the coding sequence ATGGCAGCTGGAGACGGCGTCCGGCCCGAGCACCGGATACGCGACCGGCGGCTGCTCGACGCCCTGGAGGCCGTCGGCCAGGCGCCCTATGCCGGCACCGTGTGGCGCTCGGTCCGCGAGGGCCGCGATCCGCTGGCCTGCTGGCGCTCCGGCGGCCGGTGGGACGACGGCGCGCTGGACGTGCTCTACACCTCGGAGACCCGGGAAGCGGCGATCGCCGAGCGGCGCTTCCATCTCTACCGGGGCCAGCCGATCCCGCCGTCACGGGTGCGCTACGAACTCTACGAGCTGCGGGTCTCGCTCGAAGCGGTCATGCGGTTTCCCGATATAGCAGCCCTTTCGGCCGCCGGTCTGGACACCGGCCGGTACGGGCGCCTCAGCTATCGGGAACTGCAGCGGGAATACCCGCGCTCGCAGGAGATTGCCGAAGCCTGCGCTTTCCTCGGCGCCGACGGGATACTGGTGCCGAGCGCGCGCGAACCGTCGTCATACAATCTGATCGTGTTCTGCGAACAGGAAACGCGGATCGAGAAGGAAGTCGTCGGGAACCACGGGGTAATTGACTTCGACTGA
- a CDS encoding helix-turn-helix domain-containing protein, translating to METKPVAQFIERLRQTGGLKGTDIANFAGVSRATVSRWANGRKSPHPRTQLIMSDLSYVVLRLSEYYNREEIRAWLYALHPQLDGARAIDLIHSERAEEVVAILDRLDADAYL from the coding sequence ATGGAGACGAAGCCTGTCGCGCAATTCATCGAGCGGCTGCGGCAGACCGGCGGTCTGAAGGGGACCGACATCGCGAATTTCGCCGGCGTCTCCAGGGCCACGGTGTCCCGGTGGGCGAACGGCCGGAAGTCGCCGCATCCCAGGACGCAGCTCATCATGTCGGACCTGTCCTATGTCGTGCTGCGGCTCAGCGAATATTACAACCGGGAGGAAATCCGCGCCTGGCTCTACGCCCTGCATCCGCAACTCGACGGCGCGCGCGCCATAGACCTGATCCATAGCGAGCGGGCCGAAGAGGTGGTTGCGATCCTGGATCGCCTCGACGCCGACGCCTATCTCTGA
- a CDS encoding aromatic-ring-hydroxylating dioxygenase subunit beta, whose product MDRAAVEAFLYREARLLDDGRYEDWLALFDEDGLYWIPGLPGQTDRFGAVSIVHEDRTVLRMRVRRLGHPRAWSLMPLPRSSHLLGNIAVAAAGDGTIEAVASLQVALYRAGDRTRYDGRQTMRLRPDPRPGSRADSKSGGGDFRIVLKRIDLIDCDGVQGVMPVPI is encoded by the coding sequence GTGGACCGCGCCGCCGTCGAGGCCTTCCTCTACCGCGAGGCCCGGCTGCTCGACGACGGGCGCTACGAGGACTGGCTCGCCCTGTTCGACGAGGACGGCCTCTACTGGATCCCCGGCCTGCCCGGCCAGACCGACCGCTTCGGCGCCGTCTCGATCGTCCACGAGGACCGCACGGTCCTGCGCATGCGCGTCCGGCGGCTCGGCCATCCGCGGGCCTGGTCGCTCATGCCGCTGCCGCGCAGCTCCCACCTGCTCGGCAATATCGCCGTCGCCGCGGCCGGGGACGGCACGATCGAGGCGGTCGCCTCGCTCCAGGTCGCCCTCTACCGGGCCGGCGACCGCACCCGCTACGACGGCCGCCAGACCATGCGGCTCCGGCCTGACCCCAGGCCCGGCTCCAGGGCCGACTCCAAGTCCGGCGGCGGCGACTTCAGGATCGTCCTCAAGCGGATCGACCTGATCGACTGCGACGGCGTCCAGGGCGTCATGCCCGTCCCGATCTGA